One segment of Paenibacillus rhizovicinus DNA contains the following:
- a CDS encoding ABC transporter ATP-binding protein, giving the protein MITCEGLVKIYKSDELEVVALQGLNLHVSEGEMMAIIGNSGSGKSTLLNILGGLDRPSAGSVSVGPWDLLKITDDQLVSYKRETVGFIWQNNARNLLPYLSALENVEMPMMFSSKLDRAYAKQLLEWVGLKDRMHNKLHQLSGGEQQRVAIAISLSNRPKMLLADEPTGSVDTRTSDLIMDIFRRLNRELGITIVIVTHDLSLASKVDRVVAIRDGLTSTEFIKRNPNLDDDFEPGAGQGTVHEEYVVVDRVGRLQIPKAYLTALQITDKASMEFDGERIIISPPKSLEG; this is encoded by the coding sequence ATGATTACATGCGAAGGCTTAGTGAAAATTTACAAGTCCGACGAGCTGGAGGTCGTTGCCCTGCAAGGGCTTAACCTCCACGTGAGCGAAGGGGAAATGATGGCGATCATCGGCAACAGCGGAAGCGGCAAATCGACGCTGCTGAATATTTTGGGCGGTCTTGACCGTCCCTCCGCGGGAAGCGTCAGCGTAGGGCCATGGGATTTGCTCAAAATTACCGATGATCAGCTCGTCTCCTACAAACGGGAAACCGTCGGTTTCATATGGCAGAATAACGCCCGGAATCTGCTCCCGTATCTGTCGGCGCTCGAGAATGTCGAAATGCCGATGATGTTCTCGTCCAAGCTGGACCGTGCTTATGCCAAGCAGCTGCTGGAATGGGTTGGCCTGAAGGATCGCATGCATAACAAACTGCATCAATTATCCGGCGGCGAACAACAGCGCGTGGCCATTGCCATCTCCTTGTCGAACAGGCCGAAGATGCTGCTTGCCGACGAACCGACGGGATCGGTCGATACGCGGACATCGGACTTGATCATGGATATTTTCCGCCGGCTTAACCGCGAGCTGGGCATTACGATCGTCATCGTTACCCACGACTTGTCGCTTGCGTCTAAGGTAGACCGCGTGGTAGCGATCCGGGACGGCTTGACGAGCACGGAATTCATTAAGCGGAATCCGAATTTGGACGACGATTTCGAACCGGGAGCTGGACAGGGAACCGTTCATGAAGAATATGTCGTCGTGGACCGTGTCGGCAGGCTTCAAATTCCAAAGGCGTATTTAACCGCTTTGCAAATTACAGATAAAGCATCGATGGAATTTGACGGCGAGCGAATCATTATTTCGCCGCCCAAATCATTGGAGGGGTAA
- a CDS encoding ABC transporter permease translates to MGMPLFRFLFRKMWNTRWMTLSSLAGLIIAVAFATSIPMYADGALKRVVAQTLKDESGGLPAGSLLMRYQETAGKTDLNGLNDVEHYIKDEIPSLIGFPFATYSQSLSIRSAELTPEDSTKVDASRVRKMALGTMDGLDKKAELTQGRWFADSVSDDDTVEAVLMEEAMYRSDIHIGDVFLYPIYGGLNLTLRVKIVGAYKPLKDTDPFWYQGMESLMSTLTVGDKAFQEGLLKERNVPVHNASWYYAFDLKDIKTSQLSSLSSTLERLNIDLYQRLKETRVDISFAKLLDEFKKQSLQLQMLLFTLAAPMLAMVFYFIAMNARQSLDKQRSDIAVLRSRGAGTRQIIGIYLLEGLLLGIVAMCAGPFIGWFMAKSIGSANGFLEFVNRKSIPIGFTTDAVIAGLGAVVLAVLATVIPAVMYAKASIVDYKKQIARSDRKPLWQRWYGDVLLLGVAGYGWYLFNERQMISIKSNLTTDQLDVQPFLFFVPALAIFAMGLFFLRIFPWLLKLFNWLGKKMLPVPLYLTLTQLSRSSKGYYPLMILLILTLGLGVYNASAARTIDLNSTERTLYKFGTDVVVQTVWEGKTELINTGGNGSGGDNGSGGGSGGSGNGGSGGGGNGSGGNGGSGGSGGGGGGGTVVPTRVNYSEPPFEIFRKLDGVDAAARVLQTKANIVVSGRSIGQGTLMGIDNVDFSKVAWFRNDLYPVHPFNYLKNLGAYEEAAIIPSNVAEKYQLKLGDRINAGTSDGVIEFAIVGIVPYWPAQYPDESPFIIANLDYIYDQVPMIPYEVWLKMKPGALTGPIMKQLEAGGIELADVKDVRIELAAQAKHPTRGGVFGILSLGFLVSIIISLTGYILFWFFNLSGRIVQFGVLRAMGLSRRQLTGMLLLEQIFTAGLSIGLGIIIGKIASLLFLPFLQTTENVANSVPPFRVVFDAKDTTQLYIVVACMMLMGALLLLAHIRRLRVHQAVKMGEER, encoded by the coding sequence ATGGGGATGCCGCTATTTCGCTTTCTGTTCCGCAAAATGTGGAACACGCGGTGGATGACGCTCAGCTCGCTGGCCGGTCTGATCATCGCCGTCGCGTTCGCGACCAGTATACCGATGTACGCGGATGGCGCTTTGAAGCGGGTCGTGGCCCAAACGCTCAAGGACGAGAGCGGAGGATTACCGGCAGGCTCACTGCTGATGCGCTATCAGGAGACGGCGGGCAAGACGGACTTGAACGGCTTAAACGACGTGGAGCACTATATCAAGGACGAGATTCCTTCCTTGATCGGCTTTCCATTCGCGACGTACAGCCAAAGTTTATCGATCCGAAGCGCCGAGCTGACGCCGGAGGATTCGACCAAAGTCGATGCCAGCCGAGTCCGCAAGATGGCTCTAGGAACGATGGATGGACTGGATAAGAAGGCGGAGCTGACGCAAGGCCGCTGGTTCGCGGATTCCGTGAGCGACGACGATACGGTTGAGGCGGTTTTGATGGAGGAGGCGATGTATCGCAGCGATATTCATATCGGCGACGTGTTCCTTTATCCTATCTACGGCGGGCTCAATCTCACGCTCCGCGTCAAAATCGTCGGTGCTTACAAGCCGCTCAAAGATACCGATCCGTTCTGGTATCAGGGCATGGAGAGCCTGATGAGCACGCTGACGGTCGGTGACAAGGCGTTCCAGGAAGGGCTGCTGAAGGAGCGGAACGTTCCGGTCCATAATGCCAGCTGGTATTACGCCTTCGATTTGAAAGACATCAAGACGAGCCAGCTCTCTTCTTTATCCAGCACGCTGGAACGACTCAATATCGATCTCTATCAGCGGCTTAAGGAAACGCGCGTGGATATTTCCTTCGCCAAACTGCTCGACGAATTCAAGAAGCAAAGCCTGCAGCTGCAGATGCTGCTCTTCACGCTCGCGGCGCCGATGCTGGCGATGGTGTTCTACTTCATTGCCATGAATGCACGCCAATCGCTCGACAAGCAGCGAAGCGATATCGCGGTGCTGCGAAGCCGGGGAGCGGGAACGAGGCAGATCATCGGCATTTATTTGCTCGAAGGACTGCTGCTGGGAATCGTCGCGATGTGCGCAGGTCCGTTTATAGGCTGGTTCATGGCCAAGAGTATCGGATCGGCGAATGGATTTCTCGAATTCGTTAACCGCAAATCGATTCCAATCGGATTTACTACCGATGCGGTAATTGCGGGACTCGGCGCCGTCGTACTCGCCGTGCTGGCGACGGTTATTCCGGCGGTGATGTATGCGAAGGCATCCATCGTCGACTACAAGAAACAAATCGCGCGTTCCGACCGCAAACCGCTATGGCAGCGCTGGTACGGAGACGTGCTCTTGCTCGGCGTTGCCGGTTATGGCTGGTATCTATTTAATGAACGGCAAATGATTTCCATCAAGAGTAATTTGACGACGGATCAATTGGATGTGCAGCCGTTCCTCTTCTTCGTTCCGGCGCTGGCGATATTCGCCATGGGGCTGTTCTTCCTGCGAATCTTCCCCTGGCTGCTGAAGTTGTTTAACTGGCTCGGCAAGAAAATGCTTCCCGTGCCGTTGTACTTGACGCTGACCCAGCTATCGCGTTCGTCGAAGGGGTATTACCCGCTCATGATTTTGCTGATTTTGACGCTGGGTTTAGGCGTTTACAATGCTTCCGCCGCGCGTACCATCGATTTGAATTCGACGGAGCGTACGTTATATAAGTTCGGAACGGACGTCGTCGTTCAGACCGTCTGGGAAGGAAAGACCGAATTGATAAACACGGGCGGCAACGGTTCGGGCGGAGATAACGGCAGCGGCGGCGGCTCTGGCGGATCGGGTAATGGCGGTTCAGGCGGAGGAGGAAATGGCTCCGGCGGAAACGGCGGCTCTGGCGGCTCCGGTGGAGGCGGCGGTGGCGGGACTGTCGTGCCAACGCGCGTCAATTACAGCGAACCGCCTTTCGAAATCTTCCGCAAGCTGGATGGCGTCGATGCCGCGGCCCGCGTCCTGCAGACGAAAGCCAACATCGTCGTTTCCGGACGATCGATCGGCCAAGGCACCTTGATGGGCATCGATAACGTCGATTTCTCTAAGGTCGCTTGGTTCCGCAATGACTTGTATCCCGTTCATCCTTTCAATTATTTGAAAAATCTAGGCGCTTACGAAGAAGCCGCAATTATCCCGTCCAATGTGGCGGAGAAATACCAACTGAAGCTTGGCGACCGGATAAACGCCGGCACGTCGGACGGGGTGATCGAATTCGCGATTGTCGGCATCGTCCCTTACTGGCCGGCGCAATACCCGGATGAATCGCCGTTCATTATCGCGAATCTGGATTATATTTATGACCAAGTGCCGATGATCCCGTACGAGGTCTGGCTGAAGATGAAGCCTGGCGCACTGACAGGGCCGATTATGAAACAGCTGGAGGCAGGCGGCATCGAGCTTGCGGATGTGAAGGACGTTCGGATCGAGCTGGCCGCACAAGCCAAACATCCAACCCGGGGAGGCGTTTTCGGTATCCTCAGCCTAGGTTTCCTGGTGTCGATCATCATTTCGCTCACCGGATACATTCTCTTCTGGTTCTTTAATTTATCGGGCAGGATCGTGCAATTCGGCGTCTTAAGGGCGATGGGGCTGTCGCGGAGGCAACTGACGGGCATGCTGCTGCTGGAACAGATATTCACGGCAGGCTTATCGATCGGTCTGGGGATAATCATCGGCAAAATCGCGAGTTTGCTGTTCCTGCCGTTTCTGCAAACGACGGAGAACGTCGCGAATTCCGTGCCGCCGTTCCGGGTCGTCTTCGATGCCAAAGATACGACGCAGCTGTATATCGTCGTCGCTTGCATGATGCTGATGGGCGCTTTGCTGCTGCTGGCGCATATCCGCAGGCTCCGCGTGCACCAGGCCGTTAAGATGGGGGAGGAACGCTAA
- a CDS encoding efflux RND transporter periplasmic adaptor subunit, producing MFTKWLTGNSFKAAAVVVIGASLLTSAGCSLLPDENNEEVLPEIAPPQISKKPEYEVTTATLETKKTVIGKMISTKEETLYFSLDGKRLKELNVKMGQKVTAGQVIGSLDVDDMRKQLRSDKLQFSKDELQMKDTLRKKDEMDPIEFELAKIDFEEKRQKLVESQEEIDKAQMTAPFSGTVVSLSVAKGDAIKAYDPVCIIAETSNLTAAAKLTQDELEGVAVGMPVTVNINNAGEFTGKVTQLPVISNDNGNGGNGGNGGAQPPERPEDFLMVSLDKLPKGVTRGTPLSISIIMDRKENAIVIPPSTLRSIGSRTYVQVIDSEGKREVDVEVGQQTATEVEILKGLTPGQKVVGK from the coding sequence ATGTTTACGAAATGGTTGACGGGAAATTCATTTAAAGCGGCGGCTGTCGTCGTTATCGGGGCATCCCTGTTAACGTCTGCCGGCTGCTCGCTGCTGCCGGACGAGAACAACGAGGAAGTGCTGCCGGAGATCGCGCCGCCTCAAATCTCCAAGAAGCCGGAGTATGAGGTGACGACGGCAACGCTGGAAACGAAGAAGACGGTCATCGGCAAAATGATTTCCACGAAGGAAGAAACGCTGTATTTCTCGCTGGATGGCAAACGTCTCAAGGAACTGAACGTGAAGATGGGACAGAAAGTGACCGCGGGCCAGGTGATCGGTTCTCTGGACGTGGACGATATGCGCAAGCAGCTGCGCTCCGACAAGCTGCAATTCTCGAAGGATGAACTGCAAATGAAAGACACGCTTCGCAAGAAGGACGAGATGGATCCGATCGAATTCGAGCTCGCGAAGATCGATTTCGAGGAGAAGCGCCAGAAGCTCGTGGAATCCCAAGAAGAGATCGATAAGGCCCAGATGACGGCGCCGTTCTCCGGTACGGTCGTCAGCCTGAGCGTTGCCAAAGGCGATGCCATCAAAGCCTACGATCCTGTCTGCATCATCGCGGAAACGAGCAATTTGACGGCTGCCGCCAAGCTTACGCAGGATGAGCTGGAAGGCGTCGCGGTCGGAATGCCGGTTACGGTCAACATCAATAACGCGGGTGAATTCACAGGCAAAGTGACGCAGTTGCCCGTTATTTCGAATGACAACGGCAACGGTGGAAATGGCGGCAACGGCGGAGCGCAGCCCCCGGAACGTCCGGAAGATTTTCTGATGGTGTCGCTGGATAAGCTGCCGAAAGGCGTAACGCGGGGGACGCCGCTCTCGATTTCCATCATCATGGACCGCAAAGAAAACGCCATCGTCATCCCGCCTTCCACGCTGCGCTCCATCGGCTCGCGCACGTATGTGCAAGTCATTGACAGCGAAGGCAAACGCGAGGTGGACGTGGAAGTCGGACAGCAAACCGCGACGGAAGTGGAAATCCTCAAAGGGTTGACGCCGGGGCAGAAAGTCGTAGGTAAATAA
- a CDS encoding ABC transporter ATP-binding protein has protein sequence MGWRKSRQPVAEAVENNVHTHEHETTDADDLAKPLLVVEGVERTFQAGGQPLHVLKGIHMELMPRQLVMLRGRSGSGKTTLLNMIGGLDQPTKGHIFFHDLPFHDMSDDQRTKVRRKEMGFIFQAYALMPLLSAYENVELSLRMAGIPGGQWKARVEHCLELVGLAKRMHHRPFELSGGEQQRVAIAKAIAHRPSLLLADEPTAELDSQMAAQIMSVFQTIIRTEQVTICMTTHDPTILEVADHVYEMVDGKFI, from the coding sequence ATGGGATGGCGGAAAAGCAGGCAGCCCGTTGCGGAAGCCGTCGAAAACAACGTACATACGCATGAACACGAAACGACAGACGCTGATGATCTTGCGAAACCGCTGCTTGTGGTAGAAGGCGTAGAGCGTACATTCCAAGCCGGAGGCCAGCCGCTGCATGTGCTGAAAGGCATTCATATGGAACTCATGCCTCGACAGCTGGTCATGCTGCGCGGGCGCTCCGGATCCGGCAAGACGACGCTGCTGAATATGATCGGCGGTCTGGATCAGCCGACCAAGGGACATATCTTTTTTCATGACTTGCCCTTCCACGACATGAGCGACGATCAGCGCACCAAAGTAAGGCGCAAAGAGATGGGCTTTATCTTCCAAGCGTATGCCTTGATGCCGCTGTTGTCCGCATACGAGAACGTGGAGCTGTCGCTTCGCATGGCCGGCATTCCTGGCGGGCAGTGGAAGGCAAGGGTCGAGCATTGCCTGGAGCTTGTCGGTCTCGCCAAACGGATGCACCATCGGCCGTTCGAGCTGTCCGGAGGCGAGCAGCAGCGCGTGGCCATTGCCAAAGCGATTGCGCACCGGCCGAGTCTGCTGCTGGCGGATGAACCGACGGCCGAGCTCGATTCCCAGATGGCCGCCCAGATCATGTCCGTTTTTCAAACGATTATTCGCACCGAACAAGTAACGATTTGTATGACAACGCACGATCCCACGATTTTGGAGGTTGCCGATCATGTTTACGAAATGGTTGACGGGAAATTCATTTAA
- a CDS encoding ABC transporter permease: protein MLTGDRERAETEQHSSWLGRISATTSFLITCWKVNLASTMEYRVSFLLMAGMMFINNFMWLFFWSLFFGRFQVVNGWGIHDVMLMWAIGAGGFGWANMLFGNFNRIAPIVASGQLDVYLSQPKPVLLHVLASRMSLTAAGDFAFGLVVYAWVGDHSFSGLLLFFIGLLISGLLFMGVTILAGCLAFFIGNAEGLAQQVFNSFVALSTYPSDIFKGLAKTLLFTLIPAGVISYIPIGLLRGFDFDFAWKAAALTLGFGTAAILVFKLGLKRYSSGNAITLRG from the coding sequence ATGTTAACGGGGGATAGGGAACGCGCGGAAACAGAACAGCACTCATCATGGTTAGGCCGTATCTCGGCTACGACATCGTTTCTAATCACTTGTTGGAAAGTAAATCTGGCCTCCACCATGGAATACCGGGTGAGCTTTCTGCTGATGGCCGGCATGATGTTTATTAACAATTTCATGTGGCTGTTCTTCTGGAGCTTGTTTTTCGGCCGCTTCCAAGTCGTGAACGGCTGGGGGATTCACGATGTCATGCTGATGTGGGCGATCGGAGCGGGCGGTTTCGGTTGGGCGAATATGCTGTTCGGCAATTTCAACCGGATCGCGCCTATTGTGGCAAGCGGGCAGCTGGACGTATACCTGTCGCAGCCGAAGCCGGTGCTGCTTCATGTGCTGGCGAGCCGAATGTCGCTGACGGCGGCGGGCGATTTTGCCTTCGGTCTGGTCGTGTACGCATGGGTTGGCGATCATTCGTTCTCGGGCTTGCTTTTATTCTTCATTGGGTTACTCATCAGCGGCTTGCTGTTCATGGGCGTCACCATCCTCGCCGGCTGTCTGGCGTTCTTCATCGGTAACGCGGAAGGACTCGCGCAGCAAGTATTCAACAGCTTCGTGGCGCTATCCACGTACCCGTCCGATATCTTCAAAGGTCTCGCCAAAACGCTGCTGTTCACGCTTATCCCCGCGGGCGTCATCAGCTACATTCCCATCGGCCTTCTGCGCGGTTTCGATTTCGATTTCGCTTGGAAAGCAGCGGCGCTTACGCTCGGCTTCGGCACGGCGGCAATCCTCGTCTTCAAGCTTGGCTTGAAGCGTTACTCGTCCGGCAATGCGATTACATTGCGAGGGTAG
- a CDS encoding ABC transporter permease has product MRLDSRIFGSRLGLLQVKGRKAGAVAQITMRQQMAYKTDFIMRASFMLMILYVFVQLWSAAYGGDHTRVIDGYTLKQIIWYLVFTEAITMGVPALCGLIENEVKSGDIAIRLLRPLSYIGYHYAAYMSEAIFRFFIHLAVGGAIAWLSVGAPSFGYGWAGLFSLALGAFTVGFMLNMAVALCALWVEETRGMEFVLHKLQFTVGGMLLPLDLMPEPLRRVCAWLPFQAMLYFPARTAVNFGAAPVLQQFVIQASWIAVLTVLVMWMYRKGVSKLHVNGG; this is encoded by the coding sequence ATGAGACTGGACAGCCGAATATTCGGAAGCCGGCTTGGCTTATTGCAGGTCAAGGGCCGGAAAGCAGGCGCCGTCGCGCAAATTACGATGCGGCAGCAGATGGCTTACAAGACGGACTTCATCATGCGCGCAAGCTTCATGCTCATGATCCTCTATGTGTTCGTGCAATTGTGGTCGGCTGCCTACGGCGGCGATCATACGCGCGTCATCGACGGCTATACGCTGAAGCAGATCATTTGGTATCTCGTGTTTACGGAAGCGATCACGATGGGCGTTCCGGCGCTGTGCGGTCTGATCGAGAACGAAGTGAAGAGCGGCGACATCGCGATTCGTCTTCTTCGGCCGCTCTCGTATATCGGCTACCATTATGCTGCATATATGTCGGAAGCAATATTTCGGTTCTTCATTCATCTCGCCGTCGGAGGCGCGATCGCTTGGCTGAGCGTAGGGGCGCCGTCGTTTGGATATGGCTGGGCAGGATTATTCTCGCTGGCACTCGGTGCGTTTACGGTTGGTTTTATGCTGAATATGGCGGTTGCGCTGTGCGCGTTGTGGGTGGAAGAAACGAGGGGGATGGAGTTCGTGCTGCATAAGCTGCAGTTTACGGTCGGCGGCATGCTGCTTCCGCTGGATTTGATGCCGGAGCCGCTCCGGCGGGTATGTGCTTGGCTGCCTTTTCAGGCGATGCTGTATTTTCCCGCACGTACGGCCGTCAATTTCGGAGCCGCGCCGGTGCTGCAGCAATTCGTCATTCAAGCGTCGTGGATCGCGGTACTGACGGTGCTTGTCATGTGGATGTACAGGAAAGGAGTGTCGAAGCTGCATGTTAACGGGGGATAG
- a CDS encoding ABC transporter ATP-binding protein translates to MVALQTQALRKVFTVKRKDAGLAGSFKSLLNPKWEEKIAVRSIDLTVRRGEMVAFLGPNGAGKSTTIKMLTGILHPSSGEAKVLGFTPWREREKLAYRIGAVFGQKSQLWYHLPPIDTFDLISRVYELNRSEYLARRDDLIQRFELGPYLHTPVRKLSLGERMRCEIAVSFLHRPQLLFLDEPTIGLDVVVKQRIRELIRELNREEGTTVFLTSHDAGDMEELCSRAVVIHHGGILLDAPVDRLKREVLNRKIISLTLAAGCEASMLPPLDGTAVIASDGRRLKLEVDLAVTEIEQVLGAVIAAFRLEDVTVEDPPMEEIITHIYGTGG, encoded by the coding sequence GTGGTTGCACTTCAGACGCAGGCATTACGCAAAGTGTTTACGGTCAAACGGAAGGACGCTGGATTAGCCGGGAGCTTCAAGTCGCTGCTGAACCCGAAATGGGAAGAGAAAATTGCCGTACGCAGCATCGATTTGACGGTGCGGCGTGGCGAGATGGTCGCGTTTCTTGGGCCGAACGGGGCTGGAAAATCCACGACGATCAAAATGCTGACCGGCATCCTGCATCCTTCTTCCGGCGAGGCGAAGGTGCTCGGCTTTACGCCTTGGCGGGAGCGGGAGAAGCTGGCTTATCGCATCGGGGCGGTGTTCGGCCAGAAGTCGCAGCTGTGGTACCATCTGCCGCCGATCGACACGTTCGATCTCATCAGTCGTGTATACGAGCTGAACCGCAGCGAGTACCTTGCGCGCCGCGACGACTTAATCCAGCGCTTCGAGCTGGGCCCGTACTTGCATACGCCGGTGCGCAAGCTGTCGCTGGGCGAGCGGATGCGGTGCGAGATCGCCGTTTCGTTCCTTCACCGACCGCAGCTGCTGTTTCTTGACGAGCCGACGATTGGCTTGGACGTCGTCGTAAAGCAGCGCATCCGCGAACTGATTCGCGAGTTGAACCGCGAAGAGGGGACGACCGTATTTCTGACCTCGCATGACGCCGGCGACATGGAAGAACTTTGCTCCAGGGCAGTCGTTATCCATCATGGCGGCATTTTGCTGGATGCGCCCGTCGACCGGCTGAAACGCGAGGTGCTCAATCGGAAAATCATCTCGTTGACGCTTGCCGCCGGATGTGAGGCTTCCATGCTGCCGCCGCTGGACGGAACGGCGGTCATCGCAAGCGACGGGCGAAGATTGAAGCTTGAGGTCGACTTGGCCGTTACCGAGATCGAGCAGGTGCTTGGCGCGGTTATCGCCGCTTTTCGCTTGGAAGACGTTACGGTAGAAGACCCTCCGATGGAAGAGATCATCACCCATATTTACGGGACGGGAGGTTAG
- the pyrE gene encoding orotate phosphoribosyltransferase, with protein MTTSLLEQLPKEIAKGLLKINAVALRPNEPFTWTSGMKSPIYCDNRLTMSYPEIRDLIAEGFATIIRAQYPDCQAVAGIATGGIPHAAWVAQKLGLPMLYVRDKAKGHGKTNQIEGHFEPGQKIVLIEDLISTGGSSLKAAVAVREAGCEVQGVVAIFTYQFPQAIEAFAQEGIPLSTLSNYTSLIEVAAENGIVQQSDIAVLQSWRENPQAFGV; from the coding sequence ATGACAACATCCCTGCTGGAACAATTGCCGAAAGAGATTGCGAAAGGCTTGCTGAAAATCAATGCGGTCGCGCTGCGTCCGAACGAGCCGTTCACTTGGACGTCCGGCATGAAATCGCCGATTTACTGCGATAACCGGCTGACGATGTCCTATCCGGAGATTCGCGACCTGATCGCGGAAGGCTTCGCGACGATCATCCGCGCGCAATATCCGGACTGCCAGGCCGTTGCGGGGATCGCTACGGGCGGCATTCCGCATGCGGCCTGGGTAGCGCAAAAGCTCGGCCTTCCGATGCTGTACGTGCGCGACAAGGCGAAAGGCCACGGCAAAACGAACCAGATCGAGGGCCATTTCGAGCCGGGGCAGAAGATTGTCTTGATCGAAGACCTGATCTCCACGGGCGGCAGCTCGTTGAAAGCGGCAGTAGCAGTCCGCGAAGCCGGCTGCGAAGTACAAGGCGTCGTCGCGATCTTCACCTACCAGTTCCCGCAAGCGATCGAAGCGTTCGCCCAAGAAGGCATTCCGCTCTCGACGCTTTCGAATTACACGTCGCTGATCGAAGTAGCCGCCGAGAACGGCATCGTGCAGCAGAGCGATATCGCGGTGCTGCAATCTTGGCGGGAAAACCCGCAAGCCTTCGGCGTATAA
- the pyrF gene encoding orotidine-5'-phosphate decarboxylase: MVALDYPDAASAEALVRSLEGIPCYMKVGMQLFYAAGPSFVADLKARGYKVFLDLKMHDIPNTVKGGANSITKLGVDVFNVHAAGGSAMMKAAMEGVEAALQADAKLQRPLVIAVTQLTSTSQTVLNDEIGVDGSVADAVVRYAKLAHEAGLGGVVASPQEVSLIKTACGASFQTITPGIRPAGADVGDQSRIMTPSEAIAQGTDYMVIGRPITAAANPRQALETIIEELV, from the coding sequence ATGGTCGCGCTCGATTATCCGGATGCCGCTTCCGCTGAAGCGCTGGTGCGGAGCCTGGAAGGCATTCCTTGCTACATGAAGGTTGGCATGCAGCTGTTCTATGCAGCGGGACCAAGCTTCGTTGCGGATTTGAAGGCACGCGGGTACAAGGTGTTCCTGGATTTGAAAATGCATGATATTCCGAACACGGTCAAAGGCGGCGCTAATAGCATCACGAAACTGGGCGTCGACGTGTTCAACGTCCATGCCGCAGGCGGTTCGGCGATGATGAAAGCCGCGATGGAAGGCGTTGAAGCGGCGCTTCAAGCGGATGCCAAGCTGCAGCGGCCTCTCGTAATCGCGGTGACGCAGCTGACTAGCACGAGCCAAACGGTGCTCAATGACGAGATCGGCGTCGACGGCTCCGTCGCCGACGCGGTTGTCCGCTACGCAAAGCTGGCGCATGAAGCAGGCTTGGGCGGCGTCGTCGCATCTCCGCAAGAGGTGTCGTTGATCAAAACGGCATGCGGCGCTTCGTTCCAGACCATTACCCCCGGCATACGCCCGGCAGGCGCTGACGTCGGCGATCAATCCCGCATCATGACGCCGAGCGAGGCGATCGCTCAAGGAACGGATTATATGGTCATCGGCCGTCCGATTACGGCTGCCGCTAACCCAAGACAAGCATTGGAAACCATTATCGAGGAGCTGGTATAA